The following proteins are encoded in a genomic region of Deinococcus cellulosilyticus NBRC 106333 = KACC 11606:
- a CDS encoding antibiotic biosynthesis monooxygenase family protein, which translates to MIAVIFEVKNHPGREARYLDLAADLLPHLQEIEGFISIERFSSLKNPGKLLSLSFWESEEAIKTWRNLELHRLAQQEGRQEVFEHYRLRIASVVRDYSMTEREEAPGDSQQHHR; encoded by the coding sequence ATGATTGCCGTGATTTTCGAAGTGAAAAACCACCCGGGCCGGGAAGCACGCTACCTGGATCTGGCTGCCGATCTCCTGCCCCACCTGCAGGAGATCGAGGGTTTCATCAGCATTGAGCGCTTCAGCAGCCTGAAAAACCCCGGGAAACTGCTGTCATTGTCCTTCTGGGAAAGTGAGGAGGCCATCAAGACATGGCGCAACCTGGAACTGCACCGCCTCGCCCAGCAGGAGGGGAGGCAGGAGGTCTTCGAGCACTACCGCCTGCGCATTGCCTCTGTGGTGCGGGATTACTCCATGACCGAACGGGAGGAGGCCCCCGGGGACAGCCAGCAGCACCACCGCTGA
- a CDS encoding cytochrome P450, which produces MSFPAHPIAAVTHPDPRVYHEALLKGPPVHFDSTLQVWVVTHPEAIVEALNHPDLRVRPPHEPVPTPLLGTPLEPFFRSLLRMNDGEMHQTLRPLVLELLESISEMEVQEATRSRLSGLSLQNPNWAFHLGLEGLRSLLRVPEDLLTTLSAACLSLVFSLSPLAGSDDVKEGIHALHTLEDILQRSPLAQQNTTNPRVWRSNLIGLLVQTCDATAGLLGLSLLALKKHPELQTDLRSGKMTLQDVVLQAARHGCPVQNTRRFAARDITLYGHTLPAGSALLLLLGTASVHPSAPLLTFGAGPHHCPGENLAITLVTAALQALLEQGMQPEHFSCVGYRPSINTRVPLLQYSKEPK; this is translated from the coding sequence ATGTCGTTTCCTGCCCACCCCATTGCTGCTGTCACCCATCCTGACCCTCGTGTTTACCATGAGGCCCTGCTCAAAGGACCTCCTGTGCACTTTGACTCCACCCTCCAGGTGTGGGTGGTGACCCACCCTGAGGCCATTGTCGAAGCCCTCAACCACCCGGATTTACGTGTGCGCCCTCCTCATGAACCTGTGCCCACCCCTCTGCTGGGCACCCCGCTGGAGCCTTTTTTTCGTTCCCTGCTCCGCATGAACGACGGGGAGATGCACCAGACCTTGCGTCCTCTTGTGCTGGAATTGCTGGAAAGCATTTCCGAAATGGAGGTGCAGGAAGCCACCCGATCCAGGCTCTCTGGTCTGTCCCTGCAAAACCCGAACTGGGCCTTTCACCTGGGTCTTGAAGGGCTGCGAAGCCTGCTCAGGGTTCCAGAAGACCTGCTCACTACGCTCTCTGCAGCGTGCCTGTCACTGGTGTTCAGCCTGTCCCCTCTGGCCGGCTCAGACGATGTGAAAGAGGGAATTCACGCCCTCCACACGCTCGAAGACATTCTGCAGCGAAGTCCACTGGCACAGCAAAACACCACAAATCCCCGGGTGTGGAGAAGCAACCTGATCGGACTGCTGGTGCAGACCTGTGATGCCACCGCCGGACTGCTCGGGCTTTCCTTGCTGGCCCTGAAAAAACACCCAGAGCTGCAAACCGACCTGCGTTCAGGAAAGATGACCCTGCAGGATGTGGTGCTGCAGGCTGCCCGGCACGGCTGCCCGGTGCAGAACACCCGGCGTTTCGCGGCCCGGGACATCACCCTTTATGGACACACCCTCCCTGCTGGCTCTGCCCTGCTGCTGCTGCTGGGAACCGCAAGTGTTCACCCCTCTGCCCCACTTTTGACGTTTGGTGCAGGACCCCACCACTGCCCCGGTGAAAATTTGGCCATCACCCTGGTCACAGCAGCCCTGCAGGCCTTGCTGGAACAAGGAATGCAACCAGAACACTTCTCCTGTGTGGGATACCGCCCTTCCATCAACACCCGGGTGCCCCTGCTGCAATACTCAAAGGAACCAAAATGA
- a CDS encoding ArsR/SmtB family transcription factor, with translation MTAHPDLASLARVLGEPSRMHMLSLLMEGRALTAKELAHGTGIEPATATSHLRQLLDLNLVSCQPQGRHKYFRLASAEVARLMETLMVLAPRTQQTETDLPPMHQARLCYDHLAGRLGTFVTRRLKDLEVITPDYQITPQGEVWFLDLGIQLQPLKKSRRKLAYPCLDWSERQDHLAGSLGAALVGHFTGQGWLIQTKHTRLLTLTEQGNEQLQVLFGALPAGVVFQRTGSAEASH, from the coding sequence ATGACTGCACACCCGGACCTTGCAAGCCTTGCCCGCGTTCTGGGAGAGCCGAGCCGCATGCACATGCTTTCCCTGCTGATGGAAGGGCGGGCCCTCACCGCCAAGGAACTGGCCCACGGAACGGGCATAGAACCCGCCACTGCCACCAGTCACCTGCGCCAGTTGCTGGACCTCAACCTGGTGAGTTGCCAGCCGCAGGGCCGCCACAAGTACTTCCGGCTGGCCTCAGCGGAAGTGGCCCGCCTGATGGAAACCCTGATGGTGCTTGCCCCCCGCACCCAGCAGACAGAAACCGACCTCCCACCCATGCACCAGGCCCGCCTGTGTTACGACCATCTGGCCGGACGGCTGGGCACCTTTGTGACCCGAAGGTTAAAGGACCTGGAGGTGATCACGCCTGACTACCAGATCACCCCACAGGGGGAGGTCTGGTTCCTTGACCTGGGAATTCAGCTGCAACCCCTCAAAAAATCCCGCCGCAAGCTGGCCTACCCCTGCCTGGACTGGAGTGAACGCCAGGACCACCTCGCCGGGAGCCTCGGGGCAGCCCTCGTGGGCCATTTCACCGGTCAGGGGTGGCTCATTCAGACCAAACACACCCGCCTGCTCACCCTCACGGAGCAGGGCAATGAACAGTTGCAGGTGCTTTTTGGAGCATTGCCGGCAGGTGTTGTGTTCCAGCGCACAGGTTCAGCAGAAGCCAGCCATTAA